One part of the Treponema sp. OMZ 787 genome encodes these proteins:
- the trpS gene encoding tryptophan--tRNA ligase → MKNIILTGDRPTGKLHIGHYVGSLKNRVALQNSGKYDEIYIMIADAQATTDNADNLEKVRSNVIEVALDYLACGIDPQKSTILVQTQIPELCELTFYYMNLVTLARLERNPTVKNEIKMRGFNAGIPVGFLTYPISQAADITAFLANTVPVGEDQMPMIEQTREIVRSFNSLYGETLVEPKELLPSNKTCGRLPGTDGKAKMSKSLGNCIYISDSPEEIKKKVMGMFTDPNHLRVEDPGKVEGNPVFTYLDAFARNEHFPEFWSDYSCLDEVKEHYQKGGLGDVKIKKFLNSILQEELRPIREKREAFQKDLPSVYQTLIEGTKKAREKAAATTNSVRSAMKINYFEEMIKN, encoded by the coding sequence ATGAAAAATATTATTTTGACCGGGGATAGGCCCACAGGAAAACTTCATATAGGGCACTATGTCGGTTCATTAAAAAACAGGGTAGCCTTGCAAAATTCGGGTAAATACGATGAAATTTATATTATGATTGCGGATGCACAGGCTACGACCGACAATGCAGATAATCTTGAAAAGGTTAGATCCAATGTAATTGAGGTAGCCCTTGATTATCTTGCCTGCGGAATAGATCCTCAAAAATCGACAATCCTTGTGCAGACTCAAATCCCTGAGCTTTGTGAGCTTACCTTTTATTATATGAACCTCGTTACCCTCGCCCGCCTTGAGCGGAATCCGACGGTAAAAAATGAGATTAAGATGAGGGGCTTTAATGCAGGTATCCCTGTAGGTTTTTTAACCTACCCTATCAGTCAGGCAGCCGATATTACCGCCTTTTTGGCAAATACCGTTCCCGTAGGCGAAGACCAAATGCCGATGATTGAGCAGACGCGGGAAATTGTCCGCTCCTTTAATTCCCTTTACGGGGAAACCTTGGTAGAACCGAAAGAACTTTTGCCCTCGAACAAGACCTGCGGACGGCTTCCCGGAACGGACGGAAAGGCTAAGATGAGTAAGTCCCTTGGTAACTGTATATATATTTCTGACAGTCCCGAAGAAATCAAAAAAAAGGTAATGGGAATGTTTACCGACCCGAATCATCTCCGTGTGGAAGATCCCGGAAAGGTTGAAGGAAACCCCGTCTTTACCTATCTCGATGCCTTTGCCCGAAACGAGCACTTCCCCGAATTTTGGAGCGATTATTCGTGCTTGGATGAGGTTAAGGAGCATTACCAAAAAGGCGGCTTGGGCGATGTTAAGATAAAGAAATTCTTAAACAGCATTTTACAGGAAGAACTTAGACCCATCAGGGAAAAAAGGGAAGCCTTTCAAAAAGACCTCCCTTCGGTATATCAAACCCTAATTGAGGGCACAAAAAAAGCAAGGGAAAAAGCCGCAGCTACAACCAATTCGGTACGCTCTGCAATGAAAATAAACTATTTTGAGGAAATGATAAAAAATTGA
- a CDS encoding SIMPL domain-containing protein — MKNLIVKSIGILFICFSLFTSCSPAAKENRFISVTGRSAILRSPDQVSISFSVFSKDKDLSEAKKKNDAAILKLKGLFEKYKIEQKNISIERVNINPRYRYRDNGYQDFDGYEVVQNIAVLLTKIEDYEVFLTDLLNTGVDRIYNVGFSVADMKKLMDEARTEAVKAAEEKALLLCKAAPNGGKPLSLGKIISISENPSGMSPRGYTGAYIANSLKAASYDEAADGNFSPMGQIEVSAEISIVFELE, encoded by the coding sequence ATGAAAAATCTTATTGTTAAAAGTATTGGTATTTTGTTTATTTGTTTTTCACTATTTACGTCATGTAGTCCTGCAGCAAAAGAAAATCGTTTTATAAGCGTTACAGGACGATCAGCAATTTTAAGATCTCCGGATCAGGTTTCGATTTCGTTTTCGGTTTTTTCAAAGGATAAGGACTTATCTGAGGCAAAAAAGAAAAACGATGCCGCTATTTTAAAATTAAAAGGGCTTTTTGAAAAGTATAAGATTGAGCAAAAAAATATCAGCATTGAACGCGTAAATATTAACCCGAGATACAGATACAGAGATAACGGTTATCAGGATTTTGACGGCTACGAGGTTGTACAAAATATAGCCGTTCTTCTTACAAAAATCGAAGATTACGAAGTTTTTTTAACGGATCTTTTAAACACAGGCGTAGATAGAATTTATAATGTAGGTTTTTCTGTTGCCGACATGAAAAAGCTTATGGACGAGGCAAGGACTGAGGCCGTAAAAGCCGCCGAAGAAAAAGCCCTCCTCCTTTGTAAGGCTGCTCCCAACGGAGGAAAACCTCTTTCTTTAGGCAAGATAATCAGCATAAGCGAAAACCCGTCAGGAATGTCACCCCGCGGTTATACGGGAGCCTATATTGCCAATAGTTTAAAAGCAGCCTCCTACGATGAGGCTGCAGACGGAAATTTTTCGCCCATGGGACAAATTGAAGTTTCTGCAGAAATAAGCATTGTTTTTGAGTTGGAATAG
- the aspS gene encoding aspartate--tRNA ligase encodes MQRTVTCGGLNKDFAGKTVVLNGWIHRKRDHGGITFLNLRDRYGLTQVVVDDDASEELKALAVSLKQEFCIAVEGLVRLRPDSMINREMATGEIELKALKIEVLSKSEVLPFQIDEKTNANEDLRLKYRYLDLRSKAMQEHIILRSKFAFAVREFLTSKEFLEIETPTFIKSTPEGARDYLVPSRLYPGKFYALPQSPQIYKQILMVSGFDKYFQIARCYRDEDARGDRQPEFTQIDLEMSFASREDVLSLTEGMMQYAFKKSINVDLPNTFERISYDNAIDIYGTDKPDLRFEMKMQDAAFMAEIGNFAVFKDAVSSGGAVKALVVKGQAEAYSRKKIEELEAAAKIYKAKGLAWIKVTETGAKFEGGISKFFEGKEKEVCSKLGAEKGDLILFVADKYKIACTALGAVRSKLGKDLGLLNPAEFKFVWIVDFPLFEWNEEENKWDPAHHMFSAPQEKYIPTMEENPEPVKGDLYDLVLNGYEVASGSIRIHNPELQKRIFKIVGFDESEAEKKFGFLTEAFKYGAPPHGGIAPGLDRIVMIMAGETSIKEVIAFPKNSFAVSPMDDSPSEVDQKQLDELHLAIKR; translated from the coding sequence ATGCAAAGAACCGTAACCTGCGGCGGCTTAAATAAGGATTTTGCAGGAAAGACTGTTGTTTTAAACGGCTGGATTCACCGAAAAAGGGATCACGGCGGTATTACTTTTTTAAATTTACGCGACCGTTACGGTTTGACCCAAGTTGTTGTAGACGATGATGCAAGCGAAGAATTAAAGGCCCTTGCAGTAAGCCTCAAACAGGAATTTTGTATAGCCGTTGAGGGGCTTGTACGGCTGCGCCCCGATTCTATGATAAACAGGGAAATGGCAACCGGAGAAATCGAACTTAAGGCATTAAAGATTGAAGTGCTTTCAAAAAGCGAGGTACTTCCTTTTCAAATTGACGAAAAAACAAACGCAAATGAAGATTTGCGTCTTAAATACAGGTATTTGGATTTACGCTCAAAGGCGATGCAGGAGCATATTATTTTGCGCTCCAAATTCGCCTTTGCGGTGCGGGAGTTTTTAACCTCAAAGGAATTTTTGGAAATTGAAACTCCGACATTTATTAAGTCCACACCGGAGGGCGCACGCGACTATCTCGTTCCCTCCCGTCTTTATCCCGGAAAATTCTATGCCCTCCCCCAATCTCCGCAGATTTATAAACAGATTTTAATGGTTTCAGGCTTCGATAAATATTTTCAGATTGCACGCTGCTATCGGGACGAAGATGCCCGCGGCGACAGACAGCCTGAGTTTACTCAAATTGACCTTGAAATGAGCTTTGCCTCCCGCGAAGATGTTTTAAGTTTGACCGAGGGCATGATGCAGTATGCCTTTAAAAAGAGCATAAATGTAGACCTTCCTAACACATTTGAACGCATCAGCTATGACAATGCTATCGATATTTACGGCACGGATAAGCCTGATTTGCGTTTTGAAATGAAGATGCAGGATGCAGCCTTTATGGCAGAAATCGGAAACTTTGCGGTCTTTAAGGATGCCGTTTCTTCAGGCGGAGCAGTCAAAGCCTTGGTAGTAAAGGGACAGGCGGAAGCCTACAGCCGCAAAAAGATTGAAGAGCTTGAAGCCGCCGCCAAAATATACAAGGCTAAGGGCTTGGCTTGGATTAAGGTAACGGAAACAGGAGCAAAATTCGAAGGAGGCATTTCCAAATTCTTTGAAGGAAAGGAAAAAGAGGTTTGCTCAAAACTCGGAGCCGAAAAGGGAGACTTAATTCTATTTGTAGCCGATAAGTACAAGATTGCCTGCACAGCCTTAGGGGCAGTCAGAAGCAAGCTAGGAAAAGATTTGGGACTTTTAAACCCTGCCGAATTTAAATTCGTTTGGATTGTGGACTTCCCCCTCTTTGAATGGAACGAGGAAGAAAACAAGTGGGATCCGGCTCATCATATGTTCTCGGCCCCTCAGGAAAAATATATTCCGACAATGGAAGAAAACCCCGAACCCGTAAAGGGAGACCTTTACGACCTCGTTTTAAACGGATATGAGGTAGCCTCAGGCTCGATAAGAATTCATAACCCCGAATTGCAAAAGCGTATCTTTAAGATTGTCGGCTTTGATGAAAGCGAGGCGGAAAAGAAATTCGGCTTTTTAACCGAAGCCTTTAAATACGGAGCTCCTCCCCACGGAGGCATTGCTCCCGGCCTTGACCGCATCGTTATGATTATGGCAGGCGAAACCTCGATAAAAGAAGTAATCGCCTTCCCCAAAAACTCCTTTGCAGTAAGCCCTATGGACGACAGCCCAAGCGAAGTTGACCAAAAACAACTGGATGAATTGCATTTGGCGATTAAGAGGTAA